From one Streptomyces mobaraensis genomic stretch:
- a CDS encoding DinB family protein, with the protein MTPDERVPPPTTGGERETLRAYLDYHRATLARKCEGLTDEELRRRAMPPSTLTLLGLVRHLAEVERTWFRRVFEDNALPLLWSDRMDFQAAYDASGSTRAEAFAAWDAEVARSRRVEAAAASLDTTGLQPRWGRRVSLRMAMVHVLLEYARHNGHADLLREGVDGTVGA; encoded by the coding sequence ATGACCCCCGACGAGCGCGTTCCCCCTCCCACCACCGGCGGCGAGCGGGAGACGCTGCGGGCCTACCTCGACTACCACCGCGCCACCCTGGCCCGGAAGTGCGAGGGGCTCACCGACGAGGAGCTGCGCCGCCGTGCGATGCCGCCGTCGACGCTGACCCTGCTCGGCCTGGTCCGCCACCTCGCCGAGGTGGAACGCACCTGGTTCCGCCGGGTGTTCGAGGACAACGCCCTGCCCCTCCTCTGGTCCGACCGCATGGACTTCCAGGCGGCGTACGACGCGTCCGGCTCGACCCGCGCCGAGGCCTTCGCCGCGTGGGACGCCGAGGTCGCCCGCTCCCGCCGCGTCGAGGCCGCGGCGGCGTCCCTCGACACGACGGGCCTCCAGCCGCGGTGGGGGCGGCGGGTCTCGCTGCGCATGGCGATGGTCCACGTCCTCCTCGAATACGCCCGCCACAACGGCCACGCGGACCTCCTGCGCGAGGGCGTCGACGGCACGGTGGGGGCCTGA
- a CDS encoding methyltransferase produces the protein MATEPDRTNGGLAGPPPQAILQRLMWGHAVSILLDTVLRLGVADRLGDGEATAEELAAHCGTLPDPTLRTLRATVPLGLLDEVRPGVFRLTPAGALLREDHPESMAAVLRVYANPAMVRAWEHLADGLRTGLPTFDTLHGHDYFTHIRKDPALSADFNTAMSQATRTTAEVLPGHYDFGRFGTLVDVGGGDGTLLAAVLARHPGLRGVLYDSAEGLAEAAPRLERAGLSGRCSLETGDFFVSAPAGGDLYLLKSVLHDWSDERCGAILDGIRRVIPDDGRLLVVEPVLPAPGTARADTDPGPYLSDLTMMLGLGGRERTAEDFTALCAASGFAVTSVSPLPAPSTFSLVEAVPV, from the coding sequence ATGGCAACGGAACCGGACCGGACGAACGGCGGCCTCGCCGGCCCCCCGCCGCAGGCGATCCTCCAGCGGCTGATGTGGGGTCACGCGGTCTCCATCCTGCTGGACACGGTGCTGCGGCTGGGCGTGGCCGACCGGCTCGGCGACGGGGAGGCCACCGCCGAGGAGCTCGCCGCCCACTGCGGCACCCTGCCCGACCCGACCCTGCGGACCCTGCGCGCGACGGTTCCGCTCGGCCTGCTCGACGAGGTCCGGCCGGGCGTCTTCCGGCTCACCCCGGCCGGCGCCCTGCTGCGCGAGGACCACCCGGAGAGCATGGCCGCCGTCCTCCGCGTCTACGCCAACCCGGCCATGGTCCGCGCCTGGGAGCACCTGGCCGACGGGCTGCGGACCGGTCTGCCCACCTTCGACACCCTGCACGGCCACGACTACTTCACCCACATCCGGAAGGACCCGGCACTCTCGGCCGACTTCAACACGGCCATGAGCCAGGCCACCCGGACGACCGCCGAGGTCCTGCCCGGCCACTACGACTTCGGGCGCTTCGGCACCCTCGTGGACGTGGGCGGGGGCGACGGCACGCTGCTGGCGGCCGTCCTCGCCCGGCACCCGGGGCTCCGCGGCGTCCTCTACGACTCCGCGGAGGGGCTCGCGGAGGCCGCGCCCCGGCTGGAGCGGGCGGGCCTGTCCGGCCGGTGCTCCCTGGAGACCGGCGACTTCTTCGTCTCCGCCCCGGCCGGCGGCGACCTGTACCTGCTCAAGAGCGTGCTGCACGACTGGAGCGACGAGCGGTGCGGGGCGATCCTCGACGGGATACGCCGGGTGATACCGGACGACGGCCGGCTGCTCGTCGTCGAGCCGGTGCTGCCGGCACCGGGGACCGCCCGGGCCGACACGGACCCCGGCCCCTATCTGAGCGACCTCACCATGATGCTCGGCCTGGGCGGCAGGGAGCGCACGGCCGAGGACTTCACGGCCCTGTGCGCGGCGTCGGGGTTCGCGGTGACGTCCGTGAGCCCGCTGCCGGCGCCGAGCACGTTCTCTCTCGTGGAGGCCGTGCCGGTGTGA
- a CDS encoding ABC transporter ATP-binding protein produces the protein MTTDHELKRTAPPPGHPETPEVNRATGTAEATAPARPPLPEPKEVRCRDAGLRNAFETASFLQLCSRIPALLAQIARMAWEVDRRDVLVLVGCQLLSGTAAAVGLAATARAMTPVLGGGLVPDRIREALPALIVVAVAAAVARVTYGVASWAVSRLKPRLMTAADVALVEAVVSVELAALNRADFADEHEAAETGAIRCDRMLHDAQAFMSALIRLVAACGVLTVLHPLMLPVLVLAVLPSGAGAVAEAKIEHRTHYANVSRRNVKGMMRWHVTTPRLADEVRANSMREYLMFWYRTVSHRIDARIVEAAGLGLRVNLLAAVAGGACLTLAWTTLLWLTVTGRVSFAVSATAVVAVRAALGNLTNVVHYCTSLFHSTLYLGDWKRFVDRTRALAPNRGRETAPAHPETIRFEKVTYSYPNKARPAVDGLDLTLRRGELVAVVGENGSGKSTLMRLVTGLFTADKGTVSWDGVDLANADPDTVWARTGLVPQFFAYWPLTARENITLGQPLTWDDDRVWETVDLVGLRPTVEEFPEGLDMLLARELWGGVNLSGGQWQRIACARALYRRPPVLILDEPTSELDARGEHMIFQALKDMAKDRITIVVTHRLDNTRIADRIVVMEHGRITEQGPFDRLVTAGGLFQELYALSQDR, from the coding sequence GTGACGACCGACCACGAGCTCAAACGGACGGCGCCCCCGCCCGGCCACCCTGAGACGCCCGAGGTGAACAGGGCGACCGGGACGGCCGAGGCGACCGCACCAGCCCGCCCGCCCCTGCCCGAACCGAAGGAAGTGCGATGCCGCGACGCCGGGCTGCGGAACGCGTTCGAGACCGCGTCCTTCCTCCAACTCTGCTCCCGCATCCCCGCCCTGCTGGCCCAGATCGCCCGTATGGCCTGGGAGGTCGACCGCCGGGACGTCCTGGTCCTGGTGGGCTGCCAACTGCTCTCCGGCACGGCGGCGGCCGTCGGTCTCGCGGCGACCGCGCGGGCCATGACGCCCGTGCTCGGCGGCGGTCTGGTGCCCGACCGCATCCGCGAGGCCCTCCCGGCCCTGATCGTCGTGGCGGTGGCCGCAGCCGTCGCCCGCGTCACGTACGGAGTGGCGTCCTGGGCCGTGAGCCGGCTCAAACCCCGGCTGATGACGGCCGCCGACGTCGCCCTCGTCGAGGCGGTCGTCTCGGTGGAACTGGCCGCGCTCAACCGCGCCGACTTCGCCGACGAGCACGAGGCGGCCGAGACGGGAGCGATCCGCTGCGACCGGATGCTCCACGACGCGCAGGCGTTCATGTCCGCCCTCATCCGGCTCGTCGCCGCCTGCGGGGTACTGACCGTCCTGCACCCGCTGATGCTGCCGGTGCTGGTGCTGGCGGTGCTGCCGTCCGGGGCGGGCGCGGTCGCCGAGGCGAAGATCGAGCACCGCACCCACTACGCCAATGTCTCCCGCCGCAACGTCAAGGGGATGATGCGCTGGCACGTCACCACGCCGCGGCTGGCGGACGAGGTACGGGCCAACAGCATGCGCGAGTACCTGATGTTCTGGTACCGGACGGTCTCCCACCGCATCGACGCGCGCATCGTCGAGGCGGCCGGCCTGGGGCTGCGCGTCAACCTGCTCGCGGCGGTCGCCGGCGGCGCCTGCCTGACGCTGGCCTGGACGACGCTGCTGTGGCTGACCGTCACCGGCCGGGTGTCGTTCGCCGTCTCCGCCACGGCCGTCGTCGCCGTCCGCGCCGCCCTGGGCAACCTCACCAACGTCGTGCACTACTGCACCAGCCTCTTCCACTCCACCCTCTACCTCGGCGACTGGAAGCGGTTCGTCGACCGCACCCGCGCCCTCGCCCCCAACCGCGGCCGGGAAACGGCCCCCGCCCACCCGGAGACGATCCGCTTCGAGAAGGTCACCTACTCCTACCCGAACAAGGCCCGGCCCGCCGTCGACGGCCTCGACCTGACGCTGCGCCGAGGCGAACTCGTCGCGGTGGTCGGCGAGAACGGCTCCGGGAAGTCCACCCTGATGCGGCTGGTGACCGGACTGTTCACCGCCGACAAGGGGACGGTGTCCTGGGACGGCGTCGACCTGGCGAACGCCGATCCGGACACGGTCTGGGCCCGCACCGGCCTCGTCCCGCAGTTCTTCGCCTACTGGCCGCTCACCGCCCGCGAGAACATCACCCTGGGCCAGCCCCTCACCTGGGACGACGACCGGGTCTGGGAGACCGTCGACCTGGTCGGACTGCGCCCGACCGTCGAGGAGTTCCCCGAGGGGCTCGACATGCTGCTCGCCCGCGAGCTGTGGGGCGGCGTCAACCTCTCGGGCGGCCAGTGGCAGCGCATCGCCTGCGCCCGGGCCCTGTACCGCAGGCCCCCGGTGCTCATCCTGGACGAGCCGACCAGCGAACTCGACGCCCGCGGCGAGCACATGATCTTCCAGGCGCTCAAGGACATGGCCAAGGACCGCATCACCATCGTCGTCACCCACCGCCTCGACAACACCCGGATCGCGGACCGCATCGTGGTGATGGAGCACGGCCGGATCACCGAACAGGGGCCGTTCGACCGGCTGGTGACGGCCGGCGGCCTCTTCCAGGAGCTGTACGCGCTCTCACAGGACCGCTGA
- a CDS encoding NUDIX domain-containing protein — protein sequence MSDDHGCRGWYRLGTEVLYRGRHLTLHRDRVVQPDGAEGTYERLTLADGARVVAVDDDGWVALVEDAFAPIGRRLLHIPGGAVAAGEDPEAAAARECEEETGRRPGALRRLGVVHPLPSRTSAVTHLFLGTDLHRGTLRRDPTEAGMRVRWLPLDDAVRMAASGALTEAGTVMGLLLAARLLPVTPAGRA from the coding sequence ATGTCCGACGACCACGGGTGCCGCGGCTGGTACCGCCTCGGCACCGAAGTGCTGTACCGCGGGCGGCACCTGACGCTCCACCGCGACCGCGTCGTCCAGCCGGACGGCGCGGAGGGGACGTACGAACGCCTCACTCTGGCGGACGGCGCCCGGGTCGTCGCCGTCGACGACGACGGCTGGGTGGCCCTGGTCGAGGACGCCTTCGCACCGATCGGCCGGCGCCTGCTGCACATTCCGGGCGGGGCCGTCGCCGCGGGGGAGGACCCCGAGGCCGCGGCGGCGCGCGAGTGCGAGGAGGAGACGGGCCGGCGCCCCGGCGCACTCCGCCGGCTGGGCGTCGTCCACCCGCTCCCGTCCCGTACGTCGGCCGTCACCCACCTCTTCCTGGGCACCGACCTGCACCGGGGCACCCTCCGGCGGGATCCGACCGAGGCCGGCATGCGGGTGCGCTGGCTGCCGCTCGACGACGCCGTCCGCATGGCCGCGAGCGGTGCCCTGACGGAGGCGGGGACGGTGATGGGGCTGCTCCTGGCGGCACGGCTGCTCCCGGTGACGCCCGCCGGCCGAGCGTGA
- a CDS encoding DUF523 domain-containing protein, which translates to MEAILVSACLRGVPCRFDGRDKASSEVAEAVAGRAVVPFCPEVAGGLATPRRPAELVGGDGHGVLDGTARVVEDTGRDVTAEFVAGARRALAAARRAGCSEALLMPRSPSCGRGAVYDGSFGGGLVPGDGVTAALLERNGITVRPAPGV; encoded by the coding sequence ATGGAAGCGATCCTGGTCAGCGCGTGTCTACGGGGAGTGCCCTGCCGGTTCGACGGGCGGGACAAGGCGTCGTCGGAGGTCGCGGAGGCGGTGGCCGGACGCGCGGTGGTCCCGTTCTGCCCGGAGGTCGCGGGCGGGCTCGCGACGCCGCGGCGGCCCGCGGAGCTGGTGGGCGGTGACGGGCACGGCGTGCTCGACGGGACGGCACGCGTCGTCGAGGACACCGGGCGGGACGTGACGGCGGAATTCGTGGCCGGGGCGCGGCGCGCCCTCGCGGCGGCGCGGCGGGCGGGGTGCTCGGAGGCGCTGCTGATGCCGCGCAGCCCGTCGTGCGGGCGGGGCGCGGTGTACGACGGCTCGTTCGGCGGGGGGCTGGTGCCAGGGGACGGGGTGACGGCGGCGCTGCTGGAGCGGAACGGGATCACCGTGCGCCCGGCGCCCGGGGTCTGA
- the galE gene encoding UDP-glucose 4-epimerase GalE yields MSYWLVAGGAGFIGGHVVRAMREAGERVVVVDDLSTGSRDAVPDGVPLIEADILDAEALAGVFRRFPVEGVVNLVARTQVGESVELPLLHYRQNVEGFRTLLAAMDDAGVRKLVYSSSASVYGMVDEDLVTEATPCDPISPYGQTKLIGEWLAAAAHRAHGVDFVNLRYFNVAGAAEPRLADERVLNLVPMVFEKLTAGQAPVIFGDDYPTPDGTCVRDYIHVADIASAHLAATRFLRGRQGVARTFNVGRGEGLSVRELISVIGEVTGHDTAPVVTARRPGDPARVVADSSPIERELDWRARHTVRAMVASAWEGWCLRHPHARRERGTRVAPGA; encoded by the coding sequence ATGTCGTACTGGCTCGTCGCGGGCGGCGCCGGATTCATCGGCGGACACGTCGTCAGGGCCATGCGCGAGGCGGGGGAGCGGGTCGTCGTGGTGGACGACCTGTCCACGGGGAGCCGGGACGCCGTCCCGGACGGCGTCCCCCTCATCGAGGCCGACATCCTCGACGCGGAGGCGCTCGCCGGGGTCTTCCGGCGGTTCCCGGTGGAGGGCGTGGTCAACCTCGTCGCCCGGACGCAGGTCGGCGAGTCCGTCGAACTGCCGCTGCTGCACTACCGCCAGAACGTGGAGGGTTTCCGGACGCTCCTCGCGGCCATGGACGACGCGGGGGTGCGCAAGCTCGTGTACTCCTCCAGCGCCTCCGTCTACGGCATGGTCGACGAGGACCTGGTCACCGAGGCCACCCCCTGCGACCCGATCAGCCCCTACGGCCAGACCAAGCTGATCGGCGAGTGGCTGGCCGCCGCGGCGCACCGCGCCCACGGCGTCGACTTCGTCAACCTGCGGTACTTCAACGTGGCCGGGGCCGCGGAACCGCGGCTGGCCGACGAACGGGTGCTCAACCTGGTGCCCATGGTCTTCGAGAAGCTCACCGCGGGCCAGGCCCCGGTGATCTTCGGCGACGACTACCCGACCCCGGACGGCACCTGCGTCCGCGACTACATCCACGTCGCCGACATCGCCTCCGCCCACCTGGCCGCCACCCGCTTCCTGCGCGGCCGGCAGGGCGTGGCCCGCACGTTCAACGTCGGCCGCGGCGAAGGGCTCTCGGTGCGGGAGCTGATCTCCGTCATCGGTGAGGTCACCGGCCACGACACCGCCCCCGTCGTCACCGCCCGGCGGCCGGGCGACCCGGCGCGCGTGGTCGCCGACTCCTCGCCCATCGAGCGGGAGCTGGACTGGCGGGCCCGGCACACCGTCCGCGCCATGGTCGCCTCCGCCTGGGAGGGCTGGTGCCTCCGGCACCCGCACGCCCGGCGCGAGCGGGGGACGCGGGTCGCCCCCGGGGCGTGA
- the ctaD gene encoding aa3-type cytochrome oxidase subunit I has translation MTERPIGEAAAGSRPRSSPVEWLTTTDHKRIGTLYLVSAFVFFIVGGVLALLMRAELARPGSQIMSNEQFNQAFTMHGSIMLLLFAMPLFTGFANWIMPLQIGAPDVAFPRLNMLSYWLFLFGSLMAAAGFLTPQGAADFGWFAYTPLSDAQHSPTLGADLWIMGVALSGFGSILGAVNFITTIICMRAPGMTMFRMPIFTWNVLLTALLILLVFPVLAAALFALEMDRKFGSHIFDPANGGALLWQHLFWFFGHPEVYVLALPFFGIVSEVIPVFSRKPMFGYWGLIAATISIAGLSVTVWAHHMYVTGGVLLPFFAFMTFLIAVPTGVKFFNWIGTMWKGSLSFETPMLWATGFLMTFVFGGLTGVLLAAPPLDFHTSDSYFVVAHFHYTLFGTVVYAMFAGFHFWWPKFTGKMLDERLGKVTFWTLTVGFHLTFLVQHWLGAEGMPRRYADYLAADGWTALNTLSTIGSFLLGLSFLPFFYNVWKTAKYGEKVEVDDPWGWGRSLEWATSCPPPRHNFPSLPKIRSESPALDLHRPGLESGDARTAAEREPAVTSAG, from the coding sequence CTGACGGAACGCCCCATCGGGGAGGCGGCCGCGGGTTCCCGGCCGAGGAGTTCACCCGTCGAGTGGCTGACGACCACCGACCACAAACGGATCGGGACCCTCTACCTCGTCTCGGCCTTCGTCTTCTTCATCGTCGGCGGGGTGCTCGCCCTGCTCATGCGCGCCGAACTGGCCCGTCCCGGCTCGCAGATCATGTCGAACGAGCAGTTCAACCAGGCGTTCACGATGCACGGCTCGATCATGCTGCTGCTGTTCGCGATGCCGCTGTTCACCGGCTTCGCGAACTGGATCATGCCGTTGCAGATCGGCGCACCCGACGTGGCGTTCCCGCGCCTGAACATGCTGTCGTACTGGCTGTTCCTCTTCGGTTCGCTGATGGCCGCCGCCGGCTTCCTCACCCCGCAGGGGGCCGCCGACTTCGGCTGGTTCGCCTACACGCCGCTGTCCGACGCCCAGCACTCCCCCACCCTCGGCGCGGATCTGTGGATCATGGGCGTGGCGCTGTCCGGCTTCGGCAGCATCCTGGGCGCCGTCAACTTCATCACCACCATCATCTGTATGCGCGCCCCCGGCATGACGATGTTCCGGATGCCGATCTTCACCTGGAACGTCCTGCTCACCGCGCTGCTCATCCTGCTGGTGTTCCCGGTGCTGGCCGCCGCGCTGTTCGCACTGGAGATGGACCGCAAGTTCGGCTCGCACATCTTCGACCCGGCCAACGGCGGGGCGCTGCTGTGGCAGCACCTGTTCTGGTTCTTCGGCCATCCCGAGGTGTACGTCCTGGCGCTGCCGTTCTTCGGGATCGTCTCCGAGGTCATCCCGGTCTTCTCCCGCAAGCCGATGTTCGGTTACTGGGGTCTGATCGCCGCGACGATCTCCATCGCCGGCCTCTCGGTGACGGTCTGGGCGCACCACATGTACGTCACGGGCGGGGTGCTGCTGCCGTTCTTCGCCTTCATGACCTTCCTGATCGCGGTCCCGACCGGGGTGAAGTTCTTCAACTGGATCGGCACCATGTGGAAGGGCTCACTGTCCTTCGAGACGCCGATGCTCTGGGCCACCGGCTTCCTGATGACCTTCGTCTTCGGCGGTCTGACGGGTGTGCTGCTGGCCGCCCCGCCGCTCGACTTCCACACCTCCGACTCGTACTTCGTCGTCGCGCACTTCCACTACACGCTCTTCGGCACGGTCGTCTACGCGATGTTCGCCGGATTCCACTTCTGGTGGCCGAAGTTCACGGGCAAGATGCTGGACGAGCGGCTGGGCAAGGTCACGTTCTGGACGCTCACGGTGGGCTTCCACCTGACGTTCCTGGTCCAGCACTGGCTGGGCGCGGAGGGCATGCCCCGCCGGTACGCGGACTACCTGGCGGCGGACGGCTGGACGGCGCTCAACACCCTGTCCACCATCGGCTCGTTCCTGCTCGGGCTGTCGTTCCTGCCGTTCTTCTACAACGTCTGGAAGACCGCCAAGTACGGCGAGAAGGTGGAGGTCGACGATCCGTGGGGCTGGGGCCGGTCGCTGGAGTGGGCGACCTCCTGCCCGCCGCCGCGGCACAACTTCCCGTCCCTGCCGAAGATCCGTTCCGAGTCCCCGGCGCTCGACCTGCACCGACCGGGCCTCGAGTCGGGTGACGCGCGGACGGCGGCGGAGCGCGAGCCGGCGGTGACGTCGGCCGGCTGA
- a CDS encoding CsbD family protein, translating to MSAKDRTKAKADQTKGRLKETLGRMTGDRRTQSEGHLQKVKGELHDAVAKARHAAERKQHKGR from the coding sequence ATGAGCGCCAAGGACAGGACGAAGGCCAAGGCCGATCAGACGAAGGGCCGCCTGAAGGAGACCCTGGGCCGGATGACCGGCGACCGCCGGACCCAGAGCGAGGGCCACCTCCAGAAGGTCAAGGGCGAGCTCCACGACGCGGTCGCGAAGGCCCGGCACGCGGCGGAGCGGAAGCAGCAC
- a CDS encoding DUF3140 domain-containing protein, with the protein MAASGNVSTELWDEFHTAVNMTSRELQDWLNVQGAGERAEEVPDRAGPPAGRQVLDILAKRRTDLTEDDARVMRRVCDVVRSQRSPDREPEAGGTQWRHGLMNIGHDPLKPS; encoded by the coding sequence GTGGCAGCGTCCGGCAACGTGAGCACCGAGCTCTGGGACGAGTTCCACACGGCGGTGAACATGACCTCGCGCGAGCTCCAGGACTGGCTGAACGTCCAGGGGGCCGGCGAACGGGCCGAGGAGGTCCCCGACCGCGCCGGGCCGCCCGCCGGGCGGCAGGTCCTCGACATCCTGGCCAAGCGCCGCACCGACCTCACCGAGGACGACGCCCGCGTCATGCGGCGCGTCTGCGACGTCGTCCGCTCCCAGCGGAGCCCGGACCGGGAACCGGAGGCCGGCGGCACACAGTGGCGGCACGGCCTGATGAACATCGGCCACGACCCGCTGAAACCGTCCTGA
- the lepB gene encoding signal peptidase I → MGDVAVGARSERGGPEEEPVGAAGATERADQAGQAEQAEKSGKAKKKAGQQRPFWKELPLLVVVALVLALLIKTFLVQAFSIPSDSMQDTLQRGDRVLVDKLTPWFGAEPERGEVIVFHDPGTWLRDEPTPEPNLVQKALSFIGLMPSANEKDLIKRVIGVAGDTVECKGTGPLKVNGKPLQEPYVFPGNTPCSLGEWGQFKITVPKDRLWVMGDHRQNSADSRFHQDEPGNGFVPVGNVVGRAIVVAWPIDRWSTLPVPDTFDQKGIDKAAATAPTAVAFVGAVPLVLLRRRVAVRRAERRG, encoded by the coding sequence GTGGGGGACGTGGCGGTGGGCGCGCGTTCGGAGCGGGGCGGGCCGGAGGAGGAGCCCGTGGGGGCGGCCGGTGCGACCGAGCGGGCCGATCAGGCCGGGCAGGCCGAGCAGGCCGAGAAGTCGGGGAAGGCGAAGAAGAAGGCCGGACAGCAGCGGCCGTTCTGGAAGGAGCTGCCCCTCCTCGTCGTCGTCGCCCTGGTGCTGGCGCTGCTGATCAAGACGTTCCTGGTGCAGGCGTTCTCCATCCCCTCGGACTCCATGCAGGACACCCTCCAGCGGGGCGACCGGGTGCTGGTCGACAAGCTGACCCCGTGGTTCGGGGCGGAGCCCGAGCGCGGCGAGGTCATCGTCTTCCACGACCCCGGCACCTGGCTGAGGGACGAGCCGACGCCGGAGCCCAACCTGGTGCAGAAGGCGCTGAGCTTCATCGGGCTGATGCCGTCGGCCAACGAGAAGGACCTGATCAAGCGGGTCATCGGGGTCGCCGGTGACACCGTGGAGTGCAAGGGGACCGGCCCCCTGAAGGTCAACGGCAAGCCGCTCCAGGAGCCGTACGTCTTTCCCGGGAACACGCCGTGCAGTCTGGGCGAGTGGGGCCAGTTCAAGATCACTGTGCCCAAGGACCGGCTCTGGGTGATGGGCGACCACCGGCAGAACTCCGCCGACTCCCGCTTCCACCAGGACGAGCCGGGCAACGGCTTCGTCCCCGTCGGCAACGTCGTCGGCCGGGCGATCGTCGTGGCCTGGCCGATCGACCGCTGGTCCACCCTGCCGGTGCCCGACACCTTCGACCAGAAGGGCATCGACAAGGCGGCCGCCACGGCGCCCACCGCCGTGGCCTTCGTCGGCGCCGTACCGCTGGTGCTGCTGCGCCGGCGCGTGGCCGTCCGCCGCGCGGAGCGGCGCGGATAG
- a CDS encoding vitamin K epoxide reductase family protein: MTETALDRRADGPADRPADGGAREARDARDARGARDAAGAGRALAWLLVVAGALGLLASFQITVDKVRLAENPGFRPACSLNAVVSCTNVMLSDQASVFGFPNPLIGLVAYAVVVALGVVLLTGARLPRWCWLGLNLGTLAGAVFCMWLMSQALYVIGALCLWCCLAWAVTIALFWYTTAHNLRHRFLPAPCGLVLGVLEFHWAVPAAWYGVIALLVVQRFWAPW, encoded by the coding sequence ATGACCGAGACCGCGCTCGACCGCCGAGCCGACGGGCCCGCCGACCGGCCCGCCGACGGAGGCGCCAGGGAGGCACGGGACGCCCGCGACGCCCGCGGCGCCCGGGACGCCGCCGGGGCCGGCCGGGCCCTGGCCTGGCTGCTGGTCGTCGCCGGGGCGCTGGGGCTGCTCGCCTCCTTCCAGATCACCGTCGACAAGGTCCGGCTGGCGGAGAACCCCGGGTTTCGGCCCGCGTGCAGCCTCAACGCCGTCGTCTCGTGCACCAATGTGATGCTGAGCGACCAGGCGTCGGTGTTCGGCTTCCCCAACCCGCTGATCGGCCTGGTCGCCTACGCGGTGGTCGTCGCGCTCGGCGTCGTCCTGCTGACGGGCGCCCGGCTGCCGCGCTGGTGCTGGCTGGGGCTGAACCTGGGGACGCTGGCCGGGGCGGTGTTCTGCATGTGGCTGATGTCCCAGGCGCTCTACGTGATCGGGGCGCTGTGCCTGTGGTGCTGTCTGGCGTGGGCCGTGACGATCGCCCTGTTCTGGTACACGACCGCGCACAACCTCCGGCACCGGTTCCTGCCGGCGCCGTGCGGGCTGGTGCTGGGGGTGCTGGAGTTCCACTGGGCCGTGCCCGCCGCCTGGTACGGGGTGATCGCGCTGCTCGTGGTGCAGCGGTTCTGGGCTCCCTGGTGA